One part of the uncultured Bacteroides sp. genome encodes these proteins:
- a CDS encoding diaminopimelate dehydrogenase encodes MKKVRAAIVGYGNIGKYVLEALLAAPDFEVAGVVRRNGAADKPAELAEYDVVKDIKELKDVDVAILCTPTRSVEKYAKEILALGINTVDSFDIHTGIVDLRRELMACGKEHNAVSIISAGWDPGSDSVVRALLQAIAPKGVSYTNFGPGMSMGHTVAVKAIDGVKAALSMTIPTGTGIHRRMVYIEVKDGYKFEEVAKAIKADAYFVNDETHVTQVPCVDDLLDMGHGVNLTRKGVSGKTQNQLFEFNMKINNPALTGQVLVCVARASMKQQPGCYTMIELPVIDLIYGDREDLIAHLV; translated from the coding sequence ATGAAAAAAGTTAGAGCAGCCATTGTTGGATATGGCAATATTGGAAAGTATGTATTAGAAGCACTTCTTGCTGCACCCGATTTCGAAGTAGCAGGTGTTGTACGCCGTAATGGGGCTGCAGATAAACCAGCAGAATTAGCGGAATATGATGTAGTGAAAGACATCAAGGAATTGAAAGATGTAGATGTAGCTATTCTTTGTACTCCAACAAGAAGCGTTGAAAAATATGCAAAAGAGATATTAGCTCTTGGTATCAATACTGTAGATAGCTTTGATATCCATACCGGAATTGTAGATCTTCGTCGTGAACTTATGGCTTGCGGAAAAGAACACAATGCGGTATCTATTATTTCTGCAGGATGGGATCCGGGAAGTGATTCTGTAGTTCGTGCACTTCTTCAGGCTATTGCTCCAAAGGGTGTTTCTTACACAAACTTTGGTCCTGGTATGAGTATGGGACATACAGTTGCAGTAAAAGCAATCGATGGAGTTAAAGCTGCTTTATCAATGACAATACCAACTGGTACAGGTATTCACCGTCGTATGGTTTACATTGAAGTAAAAGACGGATATAAATTCGAAGAAGTAGCAAAAGCAATCAAAGCTGATGCATACTTTGTAAATGATGAAACTCACGTAACACAGGTTCCTTGTGTTGACGATTTATTAGATATGGGACACGGAGTTAACCTTACACGTAAAGGTGTTTCAGGAAAAACTCAGAACCAGTTGTTCGAATTCAATATGAAGATAAACAACCCTGCATTAACAGGTCAGGTTCTTGTTTGCGTTGCCCGTGCTTCAATGAAACAACAACCAGGATGTTACACAATGATTGAACTTCCTGTAATTGATTTGATTTAC